One Hordeum vulgare subsp. vulgare chromosome 4H, MorexV3_pseudomolecules_assembly, whole genome shotgun sequence DNA window includes the following coding sequences:
- the LOC123447745 gene encoding uncharacterized protein LOC123447745 translates to MEAEEHDNTVSDSVQGRFHEFNGWMNLPLGIGRGRRGGCRGRRTRRGSGGGAARPPPCSPAFLHGIVLNGEFKGLDERLMEDLSLGRRKGIDDFEAISARHCLWILGNAMTPRGSGLIWGELVQDAMERRCLFDYVWHECFSF, encoded by the exons ATGGAAGCAGAGGAGCATGATAATACAGTAAGCGACAGTGTGCAGGGAAGATTTCATGAGTTTAATGGATGGATGAATTTACCCTTAGGAATCGGGCGTGGAAGACGGGGCGGTTGTCGGGGTCGACGCACTCGGCGAGGATCCGGCGGTGGAGCAGCACGTCCTCCGCCTTGTTCACCGGCGTTCCTGCATGGCATAGTTCT CAACGGCGAATTTAAAGGATTGGATGAGCGGCTGATGGAAGACCTCAGCTTGGGGCGAAGAAAAGGCATAGACGACTTCGAGGCCATTTCTGCCAG GCACTGCCTCTGGATCCTGGGCAATGCAATGACGCCGAGGGGCAGCGGCTTGATCTGGGGAGAGCTGGTCCAGGACGCCATGGAGCGTCGGTGCTTATTCGACTATGTGTGGCACGAGTGCTTCAGCTTTTGA
- the LOC123450228 gene encoding B3 domain-containing protein Os03g0620400-like yields the protein MVTTATYDSGFGMGWGWRVGQGVARRIVGGRIPRWRTAWIKASQMERPCDCCKRYADHLDEKMKCFRRHMGADFRHGMIIPKKFIDNFGGKISRTIELESYNGNMYVFEVSKHMGNIALRHGWQAFIDEHHIQENDSLLFRHIEKSRFEVLVLDSDDCEKVFFCPGINIASNAEERGVHSVDISNGSRGNATRSPGSKRFATCGRRNSSHPRKVAKTVINYSSPENSGEDTENENTDTIYSSSEDSGEDTEPANTDIEYSSSRDSEEGTEDIPLEYKSSFELDDGHPPSGHDYVLARGSTLSSVQDEKVTTLIQDVGAEIPAFVAVMKPSYVKSQTSALVIPKGYADEHFPPKSQTVVLECPGKSEKWHPRFHIRKDKHGAILCGSGWLDFVRKSRVQVGDICVFERMKKGTGRKFSLRVHVLHKSMLHSGGSGTGPKRVSLTHGKTMVNSGTPKRVRTTNGRTRAKATSTTCVRKEPGGDAPYSVHSHGHEARQGPVDSDKSRRPRKRPYIISSTACLTREQKMNVDKRVRALQSKVPIYVSIMNKSSVGNNSMYSVNICREYADEYLPAGEQTVTLVTAQRSKSWEVEVHPRDGGAKVLRGDWHKFACHNHLQVKDICLFQLMTDQRKLTMMVDIIHHNEKR from the exons ATGGTGACGACGGCGACGTACGACAGTGGGTTTGggatggggtgggggtggcgggtGGGGCAAGGGGTGGCGCGGCGGATCGTCGGAGGGAGGATCCCGCGGTGGAGGACGGCGTGGATAAA GGCATCCCAGATGGAGAGACCTTGTGACTGTTGCAAGAGATATGCGGACCATttggatgaaaagatgaagtgttTCCGCAGGCACATGGGTGCTGATTTTAGACATGGCATG ATCATACCAAAGAAGTTCATAGATAATTTCGGAGGAAAAATCTCAAGAACCATCGAACTAGAATCTTATAATGGTAATATGTATGTCTTTGAAGTTTCCAAGCATATGGGTAATATAGCCCTCCGGCATGGATGGCAGGCATTTATAGATGAACATCACATACAAGAGAATGATTCATTGCTGTTTCGTCACATTGAGAAATCCCGTTTTGAGGTTCTGGTCCTTGATTCTGATGATTGCGAAAAGGTGTTCTTCTGCCCTGGCATCAACATTGCTAGTAATGCTGAAGAAAGAGGTGTGCATTCTGTTGATATTTCAAATGGCTCCCGTGGTAATGCCACAAGATCACCAGGAAGCAAAAGGTTTGCTACCTGCGGAAGGCGTAACTCAAGCCATCCTAGAAAAGTGGCGAAGACAGTCATAAATTACTCCTCACCTGAGAATTCAG GAGAGGACACTGAGAACGAAAATACAGACACTATATACTCATCATCTGAGGATTCAG GAGAAGACACTGAGCCTGCAAATACAGACATAGAATACTCCTCATCTAGGGATTCAG AAGAAGGCACTGAAGACATTCCTTTGGAATACAAatcatcttttgagctagatgatggcCACCCACCTTCAGGGCATGATTATGTCTTAGCTCGGGGAAGTACTCTATCCAGTGTACAGGATGAGAAAGTAACTACACTTATCCAGGATGTTGGAGCTGAAATTCCTGCGTTCGTGGCTGTCATGAAGCCGAGCTATGTCAAGTCACAAACTTCTGCTCTT GTCATTCCCAAAGGTTATGCAGATGAACACTTCCCACCTAAAAGTCAAACCGTGGTACTGGAGTGCCCAGGCAAGAGCGAGAAGTGGCATCCTAGATTTCACATCAGGAAAGATAAACACGGGGCCATCCTTTGTGGGTCTGGTTGGTTAGACTTTGTTCGCAAGAGTCGAGTACAGGTGGGAGATATCTGCGTCTTTGAAAGAATGAAGAAGGGCACCGGGAGAAAATTCTCACTTAGAGTACATGTACTTCACAAATCAATGTTGCATTCCGGTGGAAGCGGAACTGGTCCTAAAAGAGTTAGCTTAACTCATGGCAAAACAATGGTTAATTCAGGTACCCCTAAAAGAGTACGCACGACTAATGGTAGAACCAGGGCAAAGGCAACTTCGACGACCTGTGTTAGGAAGGAACCAG GAGGAGATGCGCCTTATTCGGTTCACAGCCATGGTCATGAAGCACGTCAGGGGCCTGTTGACTCTGATAAATCTAGAAGGCCTCGGAAACGTCCCTACATAATATCATCCACCGCATGTCTGACCAGGGAGCAGAAGATGAATGTCGACAAGAGAGTTCGCGCCCTTCAGTCTAAAGTTCCCATTTACGTGTCCATAATGAACAAGAGCAGTGTTGGCAACAACAGCATGTACTCGGTA AACATTTGCAGGGAGTATGCTGATGAGTATCTCCCCGCTGGAGAGCAGACTGTGACACTCGTAACAGCACAGAGGAGCAAGTCATGGGAAGTCGAGGTGCACCCGAGGGATGGCGGCGCAAAGGTGCTCAGGGGAGATTGGCACAAGTTTGCCTGCCACAATCATCTGCAAGTCAAAGATATCTGCCTGTTCCAGCTGATGACAGACCAGAGGAAGCTTACGATGATGGTCGACATCATTCATCACAATGAGAAGCGTTAG